One Pseudorhodoplanes sinuspersici DNA segment encodes these proteins:
- a CDS encoding glutaminase, whose protein sequence is MSPAPDLQTVVSDIADEMRQRRDRGQVATYIPELARVDAQAFGLVVIDNDGNVAAGGDSDTPFSIQSISKVFTLTLALGRIGDRLWRRVGREPSGSPFNSIVQLERERGIPRNPFINAGAIAVTDAIVSGHQPREALGDILRFMQFIADDPSIMIDDAVAASEQRTGFRNVALANYMKSFDVLDNPVDFTLGVYFHHCAIAMSCRQLATAGRFLAHLGRNPATGHLVVQPERARRINAIMLTCGHYDGSGEFAYRVGLPGKSGVGGGILAIAPGKASIAVWSPGLDDNGNSHLGRIALEALTKRMGWSIFGA, encoded by the coding sequence ATGAGCCCTGCCCCCGACCTCCAGACCGTCGTCAGCGACATCGCCGACGAAATGCGCCAGCGGCGCGACCGCGGACAAGTCGCGACCTACATCCCGGAATTGGCGCGGGTCGACGCGCAGGCCTTCGGCCTCGTCGTCATCGACAATGACGGCAACGTTGCTGCGGGTGGCGACAGCGACACTCCATTCTCGATCCAGAGCATCTCCAAGGTCTTCACCCTGACGCTCGCGCTCGGCCGGATCGGTGACCGCCTCTGGCGGCGCGTCGGCCGCGAACCCTCCGGCAGTCCGTTCAACTCGATCGTGCAGCTCGAACGCGAGCGCGGCATCCCGCGCAACCCCTTCATCAATGCGGGGGCCATCGCCGTCACCGATGCGATCGTCTCGGGCCACCAGCCACGCGAGGCGCTGGGCGACATCCTGCGTTTCATGCAATTCATCGCCGACGATCCGTCGATCATGATCGACGACGCGGTCGCTGCCTCGGAGCAGCGCACCGGCTTTCGCAACGTCGCACTCGCCAATTATATGAAATCGTTCGATGTGCTCGACAATCCGGTCGATTTCACGCTCGGCGTCTATTTTCATCATTGCGCGATTGCGATGTCATGCCGGCAGCTCGCTACGGCCGGACGTTTTCTGGCCCATCTCGGACGCAATCCCGCGACCGGTCACCTTGTCGTTCAGCCGGAGCGTGCGCGCCGCATCAACGCGATCATGCTGACATGCGGTCACTATGACGGCTCGGGCGAATTCGCCTATCGCGTCGGCCTTCCCGGCAAGAGCGGTGTCGGCGGCGGTATTCTCGCCATCGCGCCGGGCAAGGCATCGATCGCGGTGTGGTCGCCAGGGCTCGATGACAATGGCAATTCACATCTCGGGCGCATCGCCCTTGAGGCGCTGACCAAGCGTATGGGCTGGTCGATCTTCGGCGCGTAA
- a CDS encoding DMT family transporter has protein sequence MTTGQGWIYLVASGLIDVAWALSMKKANGFANLGWSLVSLVLLAAFVYLLTRALTVLPVGTAYAVWTGIGAAGTVIAGILLFSEPATAIRLFFICVVVAGIIGLQMTA, from the coding sequence ATGACCACCGGGCAAGGCTGGATCTATCTCGTAGCCTCGGGTCTCATCGATGTGGCCTGGGCGCTGTCGATGAAAAAAGCGAACGGCTTCGCCAATCTTGGCTGGTCGCTGGTCTCGCTCGTGTTGCTCGCAGCTTTTGTCTATCTGCTGACACGCGCGCTCACCGTCCTTCCGGTGGGCACCGCCTATGCGGTGTGGACCGGCATTGGCGCGGCCGGAACGGTCATCGCCGGCATCCTGCTATTCTCCGAACCGGCGACAGCGATCCGGCTGTTTTTCATCTGTGTCGTTGTCGCCGGCATCATCGGCCTTCAGATGACGGCATGA